A stretch of Lathyrus oleraceus cultivar Zhongwan6 chromosome 6, CAAS_Psat_ZW6_1.0, whole genome shotgun sequence DNA encodes these proteins:
- the LOC127092698 gene encoding F-box only protein 8, with product MDYQQKKSSPFNSFMDYQQKLSLSFNKWSDSKVSRKYIDDDVAFHVLSKLPIKSLKRFGCVRKSWSILFENSHFINMFRNHFISHSNSDDHHTYLLIFKRDCADRYHPELHLLDSRIKLTLPPPFQEVDLYLNILGKTSVNGIFCIGRNYEGGDSNKVKYVLWNPAIEEFVVIPPSPDELVPKHPRLRVFHDFHGFGYDQVRDDFKVIQYVTFDSSSCNDYDPDSPPPQGIMYFSFFEIYSLRNNSWKILHMDDMANWYVGNAFYGEELYMNGACHWLVTGRHDQIFMMSFDMSHEVFFTTPIDERSDLDDGHLTALNGSIAFIINHDKNNIFHISILGELGVKESWIKLFICGPMPSIDWPPIGFGKKGYIFFRKIDDELAYVDLSTQIIEELGIKGEDYCCYIGLYKESLLSIGGSSN from the coding sequence ATGGATTATCAACAGAAGAAATCATCACCGTTCAACTCGTTCATGGATTATCAACAGAAGCTATCACTGTCGTTCAACAAGTGGTCTGATTCAAAGGTTAGCAGAAAGTATATTGACGATGATGTTGCCTTCCATGTTCTTTCAAAACTCCCCATTAAATCATTGAAGCGTTTTGGTTGCGTACGCAAATCATGGTCCATTTTATTTGAAAATTCTCATTTCATCAATATGTTTCGCAACCATTTCATTTCTCATAGCAATTCCGACGATCATCATACATATCTCCTCATATTTAAACGTGATTGTGCTGATCGTTACCATCCTGAATTGCATTTGCTCGATAGTAGAATCAAATTAACTTTGCCACCTCCATTTCAAGAGGTTGACCTTTATCTTAATATTTTGGGAAAAACAAGTGTTAACGGTATTTTTTGTATCGGGAGAAATTATGAAGGGGGAGATTCTAATAAGGTCAAATATGTATTGTGGAACCCAGCTATCGAAGAATTCGTTGTCATTCCTCCTAGCCCCGATGAGCTTGTACCAAAACACCCCCGCCTTCGCGTGTTTCATGACTTTCATGGGTTTGGTTATGACCAAGTAAGAGATGACTTTAAGGTGATTCAATATGTAACATTTGATAGCTCAAGTTGTAATGACTATGACCCTGATTCTCCTCCACCACAAGGTATAATGTATTTCTCCTTTTTTGAGATATATAGTCTAAGAAATAATTCTTGGAAGATACTCCACATGGACGATATGGCTAACTGGTATGTTGGTAATGCATTTTATGGGGAGGAATTGTACATGAATGGTGCATGTCATTGGTTGGTTACGGGTAGACACGATCAAATATTTATGATGTCATTTGACATGAGTCATGAGGTGTTCTTTACAACACCCATTGATGAAAGATCTGATTTGGATGATGGACACTTGACGGCGTTAAATGGATCAATTGCTTTTATCATAAATCATGACAAGAATAATATTTTTCACATATCTATTCTGGGTGAACTCGGTGTGAAAGAATCATGGATCAAACTATTTATTTGTGGTCCCATGCCTTCCATTGACTGGCCCCCAATTGGATTTGGGAAGAAGGGATACATATTTTTTAGAAAAATAGATGATGAGCTAGCCTATGTTGATTTGAGCACCCAAATAATTGAGGAGCTTGGGATTAAAGGAGAAGATTATTGTTGTTATATCGGACTTTACAAGGAAAGTCTTCTTTCGATTGGAGGATCAAGTAACtag
- the LOC127096544 gene encoding ribonuclease 1 has protein sequence MFWKYEWSKHGTCYYDGKKHRQFTYFNTAYKFWNGFNLFNTLKAEGIVPVSGLGKQYTTEAATKAIKKHYTKDTVTFTPRFMCSNSPPNELYEIIMCLDHDGMSAINCTMPSSYGNLFVWRLEL, from the coding sequence ATGTTCTGGAAATATGAATGGTCGAAGCATGGAACATGTTACTACGATGGGAAGAAGCATAGGCAATTTACATACTTCAATACAGCATACAAGTTTTGGAATGGATTTAACCTTTTTAATACACTCAAGGCAGAAGGGATTGTCCCTGTTTCAGGATTAGGCAAGCAGTACACTACAGAGGCTGCAACAAAAGCCATCAAAAAGCACTACACCAAAGACACTGTTACATTCACTCCTCGATTCATGTGTTCTAATTCTCCACCAAATGAGTTATATGAAATTATTATGTGTTTGGATCATGACGGAATGAGTGCCATCAACTGTACAATGCCTTCATCTTATGGCAACTTATTTGTATGGAGATTAGAATTATAA